In a genomic window of Opisthocomus hoazin isolate bOpiHoa1 chromosome 19, bOpiHoa1.hap1, whole genome shotgun sequence:
- the LOC142363587 gene encoding medium-chain specific acyl-CoA dehydrogenase, mitochondrial-like: MLRAVVGRGWRPRSSKPAPSAHASRPGAGFSFELTDEQKEFQATARKFAVEEVIPVAAQYDKTGEYPLPLIKRAWELGLMNSHIPESCGGLGLGTFESCLITEELAYGCTGVQTAIEGNSLGEMPVIIAGNEQQQKKYLGRMIEEPLMCAYCVTEPGAGSDVAGIKTKAEKKGDEYVINGQKMWITNGGKANWYFLLARTDPDPKAPAGKAFTGFIVEANSPGIQVGRKEMNMGQRCSDTRGIVFEDVRVPKENVLLGEGAGFKIAMGAFDKTRPPVAAGAVGLAKRALDEATKYALERKTFGKPIVEHQAVSFMLAEMAMKVELARMAYQRAAWEVDAGRRNTYYASIAKAFAGDIANQVATDAVQIFGGNGFNTEYPVEKLMRDAKIYQIYEGTAQIQRMIIAREHIGKYKA; this comes from the exons ATGCTGCGAGCCGTGGTGGGGCGCGGGTGGAGGCCGCGCTCCAGCAAACCCGCTCCCAGCGCGCACGCCAGCAGGCCCGGGGCTGGCTTCAGCTTTG AACTGACTGATGAACAGAAAGAGTTTCAAGCCACTGCTCGgaaatttgctgtggaagaagttattcctgttgctgcacagtacGACAAAACTGGAGAG TATCCTCTGCCGCTCATAAAACGAGCTTGGGAGCTTGGTCTTATGAATTCGCACATACCGGAGAGCTGCG GTGGTCTGGGCCTCGGCACTTTTGAGTCCTGCCTTATAACGGAAGAGTTAGCGTACGGATGCACGGGGGTTCAGACTGCCATTGAGGGGAACTCCCTAGGG gaaatgccAGTAATCATTGCGGgaaatgagcagcagcagaagaaatacttgGGAAGAATGATAGAGGAACCACTTATGTGT gctTACTGTGTAACCGAGCCTGGCGCAGGCTCTGACGTGGCCGGTATAAAAACcaaggctgagaagaaaggagacGAATATGTCATCAATGGTCAGAAGATGTGGATCACAAACGGTGGGAAAGCAAACTG GTATTTTCTGCTAGCGCGTACCGATCCAGACCCAAAAGCTCCCGCAGGCAAAGCCTTTACTGGATTCATTGTGGAAGCGAATAGCCCTGGAATCCAAGTcggaagaaag GAAATGAACATgggccagcgctgctccgacacaagaggtattgtctttgaagatgtcagagttccaaaagaaaatgtattactagGTGAAGGAGCTGGCTTTAAAATCGCAATGGGAGCTTTTGATAAGACCAGACCACCC GTAGCAGCTGGTGCTGTTGGGTTAGCAAAAAGAGCGCTTGATGAAGCTACCAAATatgccttggaaagaaaaacctttgggAAACCAATTGTTGAA CACCAAGCAGTGTCTTTCATGCTTGCTGAAATGGCCATGAAAGTGGAGCTGGCCAGGATGGCTTACCAGAGGGCTGCGTGGGAAGTCGACGCTGGCCGCAGGAACACCTACTACGCTTCCATCGCAAAGGCCTTCGCCGGTGATATTGCGAACCAAGTAGCTACGGACGCAGtgcagatttttggaggaaatggATTTAATACTGAATATCCTGTGGAAAAACTCATGAGAGATGCTAAAATCTACCAG atttatGAAGGAACTGCTCAGATTCAAAGGATGATCATAGCCCGGGAACATATCGGCAAATACAAGGCTTAA